From a region of the Acinetobacter larvae genome:
- a CDS encoding thiolase family protein produces MNPVYIVQGARTAMGAFQGSLATVTAPALAAATINATLSASGLKPEQVQEVILGCVLPAGLKQAPARQAMRLAALPDYITATTINKVCGSGMKAIMFAADSILLGHADVVIAGGMESMSNAPYLLPKARAGYRMGHGEVKDHMFLDGLEDAGTGKAMGVFAQQMADEKGYSRQQMDDFAIRSLTRAQQAIAAGYFQDEIVPVEVQTRQGTVLVSEDEQPGKANLEKIPQLKAVFRQDGTVTAANSSSISDGAASVVLASQAVVDAEQLTALGKIVAYASHAQHPSEFTIAPIGAIEKVLQKAGWSVADVELWEINEAFAMVTMAAIDALGLDAERVNIHGGACALGHPLGASGARIVVSLMHALKRTGQRKGIASLCIGGGEATAIAIEIC; encoded by the coding sequence ATGAATCCAGTTTATATTGTACAAGGTGCCCGTACTGCAATGGGTGCCTTTCAGGGCAGCCTTGCAACTGTAACGGCACCAGCATTGGCTGCGGCAACGATTAACGCGACCTTGTCGGCATCTGGTTTAAAGCCGGAACAAGTGCAAGAGGTAATTTTAGGTTGTGTATTGCCAGCGGGTTTAAAGCAAGCACCCGCACGTCAAGCCATGCGTTTGGCGGCTTTGCCAGATTACATTACTGCGACCACGATAAATAAAGTCTGTGGTTCAGGTATGAAAGCAATCATGTTTGCAGCAGATAGTATTTTGCTTGGGCATGCTGATGTGGTGATTGCTGGGGGCATGGAGTCGATGAGCAATGCACCTTATTTACTGCCGAAAGCACGTGCAGGTTACCGTATGGGGCATGGCGAGGTCAAAGATCATATGTTTTTGGATGGTCTAGAAGATGCCGGAACGGGCAAAGCGATGGGGGTGTTTGCCCAGCAGATGGCGGATGAAAAAGGCTATAGTCGGCAACAGATGGATGACTTTGCAATCCGTTCACTGACACGCGCACAACAAGCGATTGCCGCAGGTTATTTTCAAGATGAAATTGTGCCTGTAGAAGTGCAAACACGCCAAGGCACGGTTTTGGTCAGTGAGGATGAACAGCCTGGCAAAGCCAATCTCGAGAAAATTCCACAGTTAAAAGCTGTATTCCGTCAAGATGGTACGGTCACCGCGGCCAATTCTAGTTCAATTTCAGATGGTGCAGCCAGTGTCGTGCTTGCCAGTCAAGCCGTAGTCGATGCAGAGCAATTAACAGCGCTGGGCAAAATAGTCGCCTATGCCAGTCATGCGCAACATCCGTCTGAATTTACCATTGCACCGATTGGCGCAATAGAGAAAGTATTGCAAAAAGCTGGCTGGTCTGTTGCAGACGTCGAGCTATGGGAAATCAATGAAGCCTTTGCCATGGTGACTATGGCGGCTATTGATGCCTTGGGCCTAGATGCAGAGCGCGTCAATATTCATGGTGGCGCATGTGCACTGGGGCATCCCTTAGGAGCTTCGGGTGCTCGAATTGTGGTCAGTCTCATGCATGCCTTGAAACGTACAGGTCAACGCAAAGGGATTGCCAGTTTATGTATTGGTGGTGGTGAAGCAACGGCCATAGCCATCGAAATATGCTAA